The following proteins come from a genomic window of Anopheles ziemanni chromosome 3, idAnoZiCoDA_A2_x.2, whole genome shotgun sequence:
- the LOC131289030 gene encoding anionic trypsin-like, with protein MHFCGGALLSDRWIVTAAHCRTSYTDDGFIEAVAGAHDIADPLEGNQRRKVEDMMVHTQYCGTVCPNDIALIQVVIPFILGDHVKPIRLPKAREEFHGDALVCGWGATTSALVPEYPDKLRKVVLPLVDYDECRQLWYEVSHLANTNVCAGPEDGSKAACTADSGGPLVTLNGTQVSTDPVLIGIVSWGPFPCASPWRPNVFTGIAYFIDWIEEHMNQGLVEAS; from the exons ATGCACTTCTGCGGGGGAGCACTTTTGAGCGACCGCTGGATTGTGACGGCTGCGCACTGTAGGACGTCCTATACCGACGATGGATTTATAGAAGCCGTCGCTGGAGCACACGATATCGCGGACCCGCTGGAAGGCAACCAACGGCGGAAGGTGGAAGACATGATGGTGCATACGCAATATTGTGGTACCGTTTGCCCGAACGACATAGCCCTGATTCAGGTCGTGATCCCGTTCATCCTGGGTGACCACGTGAAACCGATTAGGCTGCCAAAGGCAAGGGAGGAGTTTCATGGTGACGCACTGGTCTGTGGTTGGGGAGCCACAACGTCGGCTTTGGTGCCAGAGTATCCAGATAAGTTGAGG AAAGTGGTACTTCCTCTAGTGGACTACGACGAGTGTCGTCAGCTGTGGTACGAGGTCAGCCACCTGGCGAACACGAATGTGTGTGCAGGACCGGAAGACGGCTCGAAGGCAGCCTGTACCGCGGATTCCGGTGGACCGCTAGTTACCCTGAATGGCACGCAGGTTAGCACGGATCCCGTCTTAATTGGCATCGTTTCGTGGGGACCGTTCCCCTGTGCCTCTCCCTGGCGACCCAACGTGTTCACCGGAATCGCGTACTTCATTGACTGGATTGAGGAACACATGAACCAAGGTTTGGTTGAAGCATCGTGA
- the LOC131288157 gene encoding general odorant-binding protein 83a-like, whose product MSVRVLIVFATITLAGVILVVAEQELAELPEVKGYKLHCIEASGITEASAKKVSAGETIKDPDQSTKCFVQCFFQKLRLVDENGVVLKDKLEAFLTRLMDADKAKDYVKQCDIRRTNPCDTAYAVYDCYLGKKAKLF is encoded by the exons ATGTCAGTCCGAGTGTTAATCGTGTTTGCCACCATCACTCTCGCTGGGGTAATATTG GTGGTTGCCGAACAGGAGCTTGCAGAACTGCCGGAGGTGAAAGGCTACAAGCTGCACTGCATCGAAGCGAGTGGCATTACGGAGGCGTCGGCGAAGAAAGTGTCCGCCGGGGAAACCATCAAAGACCCGGATCAGTCCACCAAG TGTTTCGTGCAGTGCTTCTTCCAAAAGTTGCGCCTGGTCGATGAAAACGGGGTCGTGCTTAAGGACAAGCTGGAAGCGTTCCTCACGCGCCTAATGGATGCGGACAAGGCAAAGGATTACGTCAAGCAGTGCGACATTCGACGGACGAATCCGTGCGACACTGCGTACGCCGTTTATGATTGCTATTTGGGCAAGAAAGCCAAACTGTTTTAG